A portion of the Oscillospiraceae bacterium genome contains these proteins:
- the feoB gene encoding ferrous iron transport protein B, with protein sequence MTLKELQIGKSAVVDTVGGTGALRQHFLDMGLVPGAQVTLIKLAPMGDPMELRIHGYELTLRLDDAAQIGIIPTEKVPAAPALVDDKMVDHPGLGEGGKYHIKKGEHPLPDGTTLTFALAGNQNCGKTTLFNQLTGSNQHVGNFPGVTVDRKSGAIKGHPETEVTDLPGIYSMSPYSSEEIVTRQFIIGEKPTGIINIVDATNIERNLYLTMQLMELDTPMVLALNMMDEMRGNGGTVRINKMESMLGIPVIPISAAKNEGVDELVDHAVHVAKYQERPGRMDFCSEDDHGGAVHRCIHGIIHLIEDHAKAAGIPVRFAATKLVEGDHRIEEALKLDQNEKEMIEHIIVQMEQERGLDRAAAIADMRFSFIQELVAQTVVKPHESKEQLRSNRIDKFLTGKYTAIPAFIAIMGLVFYLTFNVIGLFFQNLMEAGIDALTGAVDTLLTNWNINEAIHSLIIDGVFTGVGSVLSFLPIIVVLFFFLSMLEDTGYMARVAFVMDKLLRRIGLSGRSIVPMLIGFGCTVPGVMASRTLPSERDRKMTILLTPFMSCSAKLPIYSLFAAAFFPDYAGLVMVLLYFGGIVVGVLAALLLKSTVFQGEAVPFVMELPNYRLPGLKNVAQLLWEKARDFLQKAFTVIFAATIVIWFLQNFDLQLSLTAYPQDSILARIAGDIAPLFAPLGFADWRVSTALITGFMAKESVVSTLLILFGSTAALSAALTPAQAAPLLVFCLLYTPCIAAVAAVKRELGGKWATIMVVNQCVVAWVCALLVRLVAVMLF encoded by the coding sequence GCATCATCCCCACCGAAAAGGTCCCGGCGGCCCCCGCTTTGGTGGATGATAAGATGGTGGACCACCCGGGTCTGGGTGAGGGCGGCAAGTACCACATCAAAAAGGGCGAGCATCCCCTGCCGGACGGCACGACCCTGACGTTTGCGCTGGCCGGCAATCAGAACTGCGGCAAGACCACCCTGTTCAACCAGCTTACCGGTTCCAACCAGCATGTGGGCAACTTCCCCGGTGTGACGGTGGACCGCAAGAGCGGTGCCATCAAGGGCCACCCGGAAACGGAGGTCACCGATCTGCCGGGCATCTACTCCATGTCGCCCTACTCCAGTGAGGAGATCGTCACCCGGCAGTTCATCATCGGCGAAAAACCCACCGGCATCATCAACATCGTGGATGCCACCAACATCGAGCGCAACCTCTACCTGACCATGCAGCTCATGGAGCTGGACACCCCCATGGTGCTGGCCCTGAACATGATGGACGAGATGCGCGGCAACGGCGGCACGGTGCGCATCAACAAGATGGAATCCATGCTGGGCATCCCGGTCATCCCCATCTCTGCCGCCAAAAACGAGGGCGTGGACGAGCTGGTGGACCATGCTGTGCATGTGGCAAAATATCAGGAGCGGCCCGGCCGCATGGACTTCTGCAGCGAGGATGACCACGGCGGCGCGGTGCACCGCTGCATCCACGGCATCATCCACCTCATCGAGGACCATGCCAAGGCGGCGGGCATCCCGGTGCGGTTTGCCGCCACCAAGCTGGTGGAGGGCGACCACCGCATTGAGGAAGCCCTGAAGCTGGACCAGAACGAAAAAGAGATGATCGAGCACATCATCGTGCAGATGGAGCAGGAGCGCGGCCTGGACCGCGCTGCCGCCATTGCGGATATGCGCTTCTCCTTCATTCAGGAGCTGGTGGCCCAGACGGTGGTCAAGCCCCACGAGAGCAAGGAGCAGCTGCGCTCCAACCGCATCGACAAGTTCCTTACCGGCAAATACACCGCCATCCCGGCGTTTATCGCCATCATGGGTCTGGTGTTCTACCTCACCTTCAACGTCATCGGCCTGTTCTTCCAGAACCTGATGGAAGCCGGCATCGACGCCCTGACCGGTGCGGTGGACACCCTGCTGACCAACTGGAACATCAATGAAGCGATCCATTCCCTGATCATTGACGGTGTTTTTACCGGCGTGGGCAGCGTGCTGAGCTTTTTGCCCATCATCGTGGTGCTGTTCTTCTTCCTGTCCATGTTGGAGGACACCGGTTACATGGCCCGCGTGGCCTTTGTGATGGACAAACTGCTGCGCCGCATCGGCCTGTCCGGCCGCAGCATCGTGCCCATGCTCATCGGCTTTGGCTGCACGGTGCCCGGCGTCATGGCCAGCCGTACCCTGCCCTCGGAGCGGGACCGCAAGATGACCATCCTGCTTACCCCGTTCATGAGCTGTTCGGCCAAACTCCCCATCTACAGCCTGTTTGCGGCAGCGTTCTTCCCGGATTATGCGGGCCTTGTCATGGTGCTGCTGTACTTTGGCGGCATCGTGGTGGGCGTGCTGGCGGCGCTGCTGCTCAAGAGCACCGTGTTCCAGGGCGAGGCGGTGCCCTTTGTGATGGAGCTGCCCAACTACCGCCTGCCCGGCCTGAAAAACGTGGCCCAGCTGCTGTGGGAAAAGGCCCGCGACTTCCTGCAGAAAGCCTTTACGGTCATCTTTGCGGCCACCATCGTCATCTGGTTCCTGCAGAACTTTGACCTGCAGCTCAGCCTGACGGCCTACCCGCAGGACAGCATCCTGGCCCGCATTGCAGGCGACATCGCCCCGCTGTTCGCCCCGCTGGGCTTTGCGGACTGGCGGGTGTCCACCGCCCTCATCACCGGCTTTATGGCCAAGGAGAGCGTGGTATCCACCCTGCTGATCCTCTTTGGTTCCACGGCGGCCCTGTCGGCGGCTTTGACCCCGGCACAGGCGGCTCCCCTGCTGGTGTTCTGCCTGCTGTACACCCCCTGCATTGCGGCTGTGGCCGCAGTCAAGCGGGAACTTGGCGGCAAGTGGGCCACCATTATGGTGGTGAACCAGTGCGTTGTGGCCTGGGTCTGCGCCCTGCTGGTGCGGCTTGTGGCCGTGATGCTCTTCTGA